From Bacteroidales bacterium, a single genomic window includes:
- a CDS encoding four helix bundle protein, producing the protein MKLGEVVHSEVIKWDYFEKDTIGKQLVRSADSVAANLSEGLGRFHYKERKNFTYYSRGSLFETKHG; encoded by the coding sequence ATGAAACTGGGTGAAGTAGTTCATTCGGAAGTTATAAAGTGGGATTATTTTGAGAAGGATACCATCGGAAAACAATTAGTCCGTTCGGCAGACTCTGTGGCTGCTAATCTGAGCGAGGGACTTGGCCGATTCCATTATAAAGAAAGAAAAAACTTCACTTACTATTCACGAGGTTCTCTTTTCGAGACAAAACATGGTTAA
- the cysC gene encoding adenylyl-sulfate kinase, with product MNNPNNIHPVFDRIMGRAHKEKLLNQHSKVIWFTGLSGAGKTTVALHLERALYDRGYLTQILDGDNIRSGINNNLGFTEADRLENIRRIAEVSKLLVDSGVITLNSFISPTNEIREMAKKIIGKENFIEVFVNTPIEVCEQRDVKGLYEKARKGKIKNFTGIDSPFDAPENPDIELLTHKHSLEESVQQCLDVILSKIEYKG from the coding sequence ATGAACAACCCCAACAACATCCACCCCGTTTTCGATAGAATAATGGGAAGGGCGCATAAAGAAAAACTTTTAAATCAGCACTCTAAAGTGATTTGGTTTACAGGATTATCGGGTGCCGGAAAAACTACCGTTGCCCTCCATCTGGAAAGAGCTCTTTACGACCGTGGGTATTTAACGCAAATTCTTGATGGTGATAATATTCGCTCAGGAATTAATAACAATTTAGGGTTCACCGAAGCCGATCGTTTAGAAAACATCCGTAGAATAGCAGAAGTATCTAAACTTTTGGTGGATAGCGGAGTGATTACGCTAAATAGCTTTATTAGCCCGACGAATGAAATTCGTGAAATGGCAAAGAAAATTATAGGTAAAGAGAATTTTATTGAAGTCTTTGTAAATACTCCAATCGAAGTTTGCGAACAACGTGATGTAAAAGGTCTATATGAAAAAGCACGCAAAGGCAAAATCAAAAACTTTACCGGAATAGATTCTCCATTTGATGCACCGGAAAATCCGGACATAGAATTGCTTACCCATAAGCATTCGCTTGAAGAATCAGTTCAGCAATGTTTGGATGTGATTTTATCTAAAATTGAATATAAAGGGTAA
- the cysQ gene encoding 3'(2'),5'-bisphosphate nucleotidase CysQ, protein MIKNNEDLRPLIKAVLKAGEAILNIYHSADFGIETKKDDSPLTLADKAAHNVLLAYLKQTSFPTISEEGEHLSRDIRQSYKTYWLIDPLDGTKEFIKKNDEFTVNVALIHQGKPVSGLVYAPVLKELFIGLGDKAYKISIEKIDELELPLKPEQQIKLKTKKEKKLTVVASRSHFNPETKAYIDALKEKGFEIDLVSKGSSLKICLVAEGKADVYPRFGPTMEWDTAAAHAVLLAAGGQMINPETNKELIYNKDNLLNPFFIAEKKGN, encoded by the coding sequence ATGATAAAAAATAACGAAGATCTACGCCCATTAATAAAAGCCGTTTTAAAGGCTGGTGAGGCTATTTTAAACATTTACCATTCAGCTGATTTTGGAATAGAAACAAAAAAGGATGATAGTCCGCTAACATTAGCCGATAAAGCGGCACATAATGTTTTGCTGGCCTATCTTAAGCAAACTTCATTTCCTACAATAAGCGAGGAAGGGGAGCATTTAAGTCGAGATATCAGACAATCTTATAAAACCTATTGGCTAATAGATCCCTTAGATGGAACAAAAGAGTTTATTAAAAAAAATGATGAGTTTACCGTAAATGTAGCTTTAATTCATCAAGGAAAGCCCGTATCAGGATTGGTTTACGCACCTGTTTTAAAAGAATTGTTTATTGGTTTGGGCGATAAAGCCTATAAAATAAGTATTGAGAAAATAGATGAATTGGAATTGCCCCTAAAGCCGGAACAGCAAATTAAATTGAAAACTAAAAAAGAAAAGAAATTAACCGTTGTTGCCAGCCGTTCTCATTTTAATCCGGAAACCAAAGCCTATATCGATGCTTTAAAAGAAAAAGGATTTGAAATAGATTTAGTTTCAAAAGGAAGTTCCCTTAAAATTTGTCTTGTAGCAGAAGGCAAAGCCGATGTTTATCCTCGTTTTGGACCAACAATGGAATGGGATACCGCAGCAGCTCATGCTGTTTTATTAGCCGCCGGAGGACAAATGATAAATCCGGAAACAAATAAAGAATTAATTTATAATAAAGATAATTTACTAAATCCGTTTTTTATAGCGGAGAAGAAGGGGAATTAG
- the cysD gene encoding sulfate adenylyltransferase subunit CysD, whose amino-acid sequence MNNYSISNLKELEAEAIHIIREVAAEFENPVMLYSIGKDSSVMVRLAEKAFYPAKVPFPLMHIDSKWKFKEMIAFRESYTKEKNWDLIVHYNKEGFGAGIGPFTHGSKVHTDTMKTQALLQGLNKYKFDAAFGGARRDEEKSRAKERIFSFRDKHHQWDPKNQRPELWDIYNSKVHQGESIRVFPISNWTELDIWQYIRLENIPIVPLYFAKKRPIVEIDGSLVLVDDDRMPKELRDKAEMRMVRFRTLGCYPLTGAVESEADTIEKIVEEMMTVTVSERTTRVIDFDEEGSMEQKKKEGYF is encoded by the coding sequence ATGAACAACTACTCAATAAGTAATTTAAAAGAATTGGAAGCCGAAGCCATTCACATTATTCGTGAAGTGGCAGCAGAATTTGAAAACCCTGTAATGCTCTATTCCATCGGAAAAGATTCTTCCGTTATGGTACGCCTGGCAGAGAAAGCGTTTTATCCTGCAAAAGTTCCTTTTCCATTGATGCATATCGATAGCAAATGGAAATTTAAAGAAATGATTGCTTTTCGCGAAAGCTATACCAAAGAAAAAAATTGGGATCTGATTGTGCATTATAATAAAGAAGGTTTTGGAGCAGGAATTGGGCCTTTCACTCACGGAAGTAAAGTCCATACCGACACCATGAAAACCCAAGCTTTATTGCAGGGTTTGAATAAGTATAAATTCGATGCTGCATTCGGAGGTGCTCGCCGCGATGAAGAAAAAAGTCGCGCCAAAGAACGTATTTTCTCCTTCCGAGATAAACACCATCAATGGGATCCAAAAAATCAACGTCCTGAATTGTGGGATATCTATAATTCAAAAGTCCATCAAGGAGAATCTATTCGTGTTTTCCCTATCAGTAACTGGACAGAATTAGACATCTGGCAATATATCCGTTTGGAAAATATTCCAATTGTCCCTCTTTATTTCGCCAAAAAACGTCCAATAGTAGAAATTGATGGTTCTTTGGTTTTAGTTGATGATGATAGAATGCCAAAAGAATTAAGGGATAAAGCCGAAATGCGTATGGTTCGGTTTAGAACATTAGGCTGCTACCCTCTAACCGGAGCAGTAGAATCAGAAGCAGATACTATTGAAAAGATAGTAGAAGAAATGATGACCGTTACCGTTTCGGAACGTACAACTCGCGTTATCGATTTCGATGAAGAAGGAAGTATGGAGCAAAAGAAGAAGGAAGGGTACTTTTAG
- a CDS encoding SLC13 family permease produces MLDQYILYLVLVFILISLYFNLIGPAFTFVIAVVVLGISGILTPREILGGFANEQIIIIIILLLIGDIIRKKGVLNVFFEKRIFNGSKSYPNFMARMTFMIAGSSAFLNNTPLVAVMMPYVSSWGKKHQIAVSKLLIPLSYAAILGGTATLIGTSTNLIVNGMVADQILFPNFKSLGIFDFAWVGIPMTILGIIYLLIFANKLLPNNEDSLERVVSNRREYLVDIRIAPDSEYVGKSVEKGSLRNLKSLFLVEVRRGEKQFSPISPYFVLEGNDILTFAGNTQAIAELIEPESGLTPVEVGMFKNKAKTQLIEIVVSYNSNLLKKTVKEAHFRSRFDAAVIAIHRNGERLNGKLGQIILEAGDVLLLLAGEDFANLSNYTRDFYPLSTLRTYVKPKTLDAIVLIGGLILAIVLSALNIIPLFMGVVGLLVIILALGIANPKDIQSGIDFDLGLIIALSLALGTAMIKTGVAYDLAHGVIGLFRPFGTLGLLIGIYLVTAVLAAYITNKAAVALMFPIVLTIALAEGMSPTPFVLLIAYAAAANFITPIGYQTNLMVYGPGGYRFRDFMKIGLPLTILYMIGAVSILFWRYF; encoded by the coding sequence ATGTTAGACCAATACATCCTATACCTTGTACTCGTTTTTATTCTAATCAGTTTATATTTTAATCTGATTGGACCTGCCTTTACTTTCGTTATAGCAGTCGTAGTATTGGGAATTAGCGGAATATTAACTCCTCGTGAAATATTAGGGGGATTTGCCAATGAACAAATTATCATTATAATAATATTACTTTTGATTGGCGACATAATTCGTAAGAAAGGAGTATTAAATGTATTTTTTGAAAAACGGATTTTCAACGGTTCTAAAAGCTATCCGAATTTTATGGCAAGGATGACATTTATGATTGCAGGATCTTCTGCTTTTCTAAATAATACACCTTTGGTAGCCGTGATGATGCCCTATGTTTCAAGCTGGGGGAAAAAACACCAAATAGCGGTATCAAAATTATTAATTCCGCTTTCATATGCTGCCATACTTGGAGGTACAGCTACCTTAATAGGTACTTCTACCAACTTGATTGTAAACGGAATGGTTGCCGATCAAATCCTTTTTCCAAATTTTAAAAGCTTAGGAATTTTTGATTTTGCTTGGGTAGGTATTCCAATGACAATATTAGGTATTATCTATCTGCTGATTTTTGCCAATAAGCTTTTACCAAATAATGAAGATTCACTCGAAAGAGTAGTAAGTAATCGTCGAGAATATTTGGTTGATATTAGAATAGCTCCGGATTCAGAATATGTTGGAAAATCCGTAGAGAAAGGGAGTTTAAGGAACTTAAAGAGTTTGTTTTTAGTAGAAGTTAGAAGAGGAGAGAAACAGTTCTCCCCTATTAGTCCTTATTTTGTCTTGGAAGGAAATGATATACTAACATTTGCCGGAAATACACAAGCTATCGCAGAATTAATAGAACCCGAAAGTGGATTGACGCCTGTTGAAGTAGGAATGTTTAAAAATAAAGCCAAAACTCAACTGATTGAAATAGTAGTCTCTTATAATTCTAACTTATTAAAAAAGACAGTTAAAGAAGCTCACTTTCGTTCTCGTTTTGATGCCGCTGTTATCGCCATTCATCGCAATGGAGAAAGATTAAATGGGAAACTCGGACAAATAATCCTCGAAGCCGGTGATGTACTTCTACTTTTGGCTGGTGAAGATTTTGCAAACTTGAGCAACTATACTCGCGATTTTTATCCTCTTTCTACTCTAAGAACCTATGTAAAACCCAAAACTTTGGATGCTATTGTTTTAATAGGAGGACTTATATTAGCAATAGTTTTATCCGCCTTAAATATAATTCCTTTATTTATGGGAGTTGTAGGTTTATTGGTGATAATACTTGCTTTAGGAATCGCTAACCCAAAAGATATTCAAAGTGGTATAGATTTTGACCTGGGATTGATAATAGCTTTATCCTTAGCTTTAGGAACAGCTATGATTAAAACCGGCGTAGCATATGATTTAGCTCATGGAGTTATTGGTTTATTTCGTCCTTTTGGAACATTGGGACTATTAATCGGAATTTATTTAGTTACAGCTGTTTTGGCGGCGTATATTACCAATAAAGCCGCAGTGGCTTTGATGTTCCCAATAGTTCTAACTATTGCTCTTGCAGAAGGAATGTCTCCCACACCTTTCGTTTTATTAATTGCTTATGCTGCTGCAGCTAACTTTATTACCCCTATTGGATATCAAACAAACCTTATGGTTTATGGTCCGGGAGGATATCGCTTTAGAGATTTTATGAAAATAGGATTACCTCTTACCATTTTGTATATGATTGGAGCAGTAAGTATTTTATTTTGGAGATATTTTTAA